The proteins below come from a single Micromonospora citrea genomic window:
- a CDS encoding NADH-quinone oxidoreductase subunit G — protein sequence MTDVAKQTETVTLTIDGVEVTAPKGALLIRVAEQMGTEIPRFCDHPLLAPAGACRQCLVEVEGQRKPVASCTQTVADGMVVRTQLTSPVAKKAQEGVMELLLLNHPLDCPMCDKGGECPLQNQAMSTGRADSRFHEHKREYPKPLPISTQVLLDRERCVLCQRCTRFSEEIAGDKFIDLMNRSSAEEINIYRDDAYGEEGDAGDVPFNSYFSGNTVQICPVGALTGTQYRFRARPFDLVSTPSVCEHCSAGCAQRTDWRRGKVLRRLAGDDPAVNEEWNCDKGRWGFQYTRAFDRLTTPLVRDERTGELREASWSEALTVAAEGLRAARDGGRGTAVLTGGRLTVEDAYAYAKFARVALNTNDIDFRARPVSREEADFLASSVAGVTDVTYADVEKAPAVVLVGLEPEEECPILFLRLRKAYLKKKLTVYAIAPFATRGLEKLGAKLARVVPGEEATVLAEHATVADALSAEGAILFVGERLASVPGGLSAAADVARRTGAKLAWVPRRAGDRGAVDAGCLPNLLPGGRLVTEPAARAELGEAWDVAAGVIPSQAGRDTDGILAAAAGGQLGALVVAGVDPADLADPRLAESALDAVPFLVSLEQRMSAVARRADVVFPVAPVAEKAGSFLDWEGRLRTFEAVLNTAAMTDGRVLDALAAQLDVPLGTGDVLSVRRELGALPRTRTDRPAAPAVEPATVPQPRAGEAVLATWHQLIDLGSLTDGDEHLAGTARPPVVRLGKGTAEALGVADGDAVTVGTDRGALTLPAAITEMPDGVVWLPTNSPGSTVRRSLGATSGAIVRISAAAVAADSADRPGPLLNAGGVHQ from the coding sequence ATGACCGACGTAGCGAAGCAGACCGAGACCGTCACGCTCACCATCGACGGCGTCGAGGTCACCGCCCCGAAGGGGGCGCTGCTGATCCGGGTCGCCGAGCAGATGGGCACCGAGATCCCCCGGTTCTGCGACCACCCGCTGCTGGCCCCGGCCGGCGCGTGCCGGCAGTGCCTGGTCGAGGTGGAGGGGCAGCGCAAGCCCGTCGCCTCCTGCACCCAGACCGTCGCCGACGGCATGGTGGTGCGCACCCAGCTCACCTCTCCGGTCGCCAAGAAGGCGCAGGAGGGGGTCATGGAGCTGCTGCTGCTCAACCACCCGCTCGACTGCCCGATGTGCGACAAGGGCGGCGAGTGCCCGCTGCAGAACCAGGCGATGTCCACCGGCCGCGCCGACTCGCGGTTCCACGAGCACAAGCGGGAGTACCCGAAGCCGCTGCCGATCAGCACCCAGGTGCTGCTCGACCGCGAGCGGTGCGTGCTCTGCCAGCGCTGCACCCGGTTCTCCGAGGAGATCGCCGGCGACAAGTTCATCGACCTGATGAACCGGTCGTCCGCCGAGGAGATCAACATCTACCGGGACGACGCGTACGGCGAGGAGGGCGACGCGGGCGACGTCCCGTTCAACTCGTACTTCTCCGGCAACACGGTGCAGATCTGCCCGGTCGGCGCGCTGACCGGCACCCAGTACCGCTTCCGCGCCCGCCCGTTCGACCTGGTCTCCACCCCGAGCGTGTGCGAGCACTGCTCCGCCGGGTGCGCCCAGCGCACGGACTGGCGGCGGGGCAAGGTGCTGCGGCGGCTGGCCGGCGACGACCCGGCGGTGAACGAGGAGTGGAACTGCGACAAGGGGCGGTGGGGCTTCCAGTACACCCGCGCCTTCGACCGGCTCACCACCCCGCTGGTCCGCGACGAGCGCACCGGCGAGCTGCGCGAGGCGTCGTGGAGCGAGGCGCTGACCGTGGCGGCCGAGGGGCTGCGCGCGGCGCGTGACGGCGGGCGGGGCACGGCGGTGCTGACCGGCGGCCGGCTGACCGTCGAGGACGCCTACGCGTACGCGAAGTTCGCCCGGGTCGCGCTGAACACCAACGACATCGACTTCCGGGCCCGGCCGGTCTCCCGCGAGGAGGCCGACTTCCTGGCCAGTTCCGTCGCCGGGGTCACCGACGTCACGTACGCCGACGTCGAGAAGGCCCCGGCCGTGGTGCTGGTCGGGCTGGAGCCGGAGGAGGAGTGCCCGATCCTCTTCCTGCGGCTGCGCAAGGCGTACCTGAAGAAGAAGCTGACGGTGTACGCCATCGCGCCGTTCGCCACCCGCGGCCTGGAGAAGCTCGGCGCCAAGCTGGCCCGGGTGGTGCCGGGCGAGGAGGCGACGGTGCTCGCCGAGCACGCCACGGTCGCCGACGCGCTCAGCGCCGAGGGCGCGATCCTGTTCGTCGGCGAGCGGCTGGCGAGCGTGCCGGGCGGCCTCTCCGCCGCCGCGGACGTCGCCCGGCGTACCGGCGCGAAGCTGGCCTGGGTGCCGCGGCGCGCGGGTGACCGCGGCGCGGTCGACGCGGGCTGCCTGCCCAACCTGCTGCCCGGCGGCCGCCTGGTCACCGAGCCCGCCGCCCGCGCCGAGCTCGGCGAGGCGTGGGACGTCGCGGCCGGGGTCATCCCGAGCCAGGCCGGCCGGGACACCGACGGCATCCTCGCCGCCGCCGCCGGCGGCCAGCTCGGCGCGCTGGTGGTGGCCGGGGTCGACCCGGCCGACCTGGCCGACCCCCGGCTGGCCGAGTCGGCGCTGGACGCGGTGCCGTTCCTGGTCAGCCTGGAGCAGCGGATGAGCGCGGTGGCCCGCCGGGCCGACGTGGTCTTCCCGGTCGCCCCGGTGGCCGAGAAGGCCGGCAGCTTCCTCGACTGGGAGGGCCGCCTGCGCACCTTCGAGGCGGTGCTGAACACCGCCGCGATGACGGACGGCCGGGTGCTGGACGCGCTCGCCGCGCAGCTCGACGTGCCGCTCGGCACCGGCGACGTGCTCAGCGTCCGCCGCGAGCTGGGCGCGCTGCCGCGCACCCGCACCGACCGGCCGGCCGCCCCGGCGGTGGAGCCGGCCACGGTGCCGCAGCCGCGCGCCGGCGAGGCGGTCCTCGCCACCTGGCACCAGCTGATCGACCTGGGCAGCCTGACCGACGGCGACGAGCACCTCGCGGGCACCGCCCGCCCGCCCGTGGTCCGGCTGGGCAAGGGCACCGCCGAGGCGCTCGGCGTCGCCGACGGCGACGCGGTGACGGTGGGCACCGACCGGGGGGCGCTGACCCTGCCGGCGGCGATCACCGAGATGCCGGACGGCGTCGTCTGGCTGCCGACCAACTCGCCCGGCTCGACCGTGCGGCGCAGCCTCGGCGCGACGTCCGGAGCGATCGTGCGGATCTCCGCCGCCGCGGTGGCCGCCGACTCGGCCGACCGCCCGGGCCCGCTCCTCAACGCAGGGGGTGTACACCAGTGA